A single region of the Enterococcus mundtii genome encodes:
- a CDS encoding TIGR00282 family metallophosphoesterase codes for MRVLFIGDVVGAMGREMITEYLPRLKKKYRPQMTIVNGENAASGRGITEKIYKKFLQDGVDVVTMGNHTWDNRDIFEFIDDAKKMVRPANFPEGTPGQGIVFVKVNQLELAVINMQARSFMVDLDDPFRKMTELVEEARKRTPIIFVDFHGETTSEKQAMGWFLDGKVSAVVGTHTHVQTNDARILPQGTAYLTDVGMTGPYDGILGMRREPVIEKFLTALPKRFEVVEQGRGLLSGCILDIDDQTGQAKDIQLIQINDDRPYRE; via the coding sequence GTGCGGGTATTGTTTATTGGTGATGTAGTAGGTGCGATGGGTAGAGAAATGATCACAGAATATCTCCCTCGCTTGAAGAAAAAATATCGTCCACAAATGACGATCGTGAATGGTGAGAATGCGGCTTCAGGTCGTGGGATCACAGAGAAAATCTATAAAAAGTTTCTGCAAGATGGCGTAGATGTCGTGACGATGGGGAATCATACGTGGGACAATCGTGATATTTTTGAATTTATCGATGATGCGAAAAAAATGGTTCGTCCAGCAAATTTTCCAGAAGGAACGCCTGGACAAGGAATCGTTTTTGTCAAAGTCAATCAATTGGAACTGGCGGTCATCAATATGCAAGCTCGTTCATTTATGGTTGATTTAGATGATCCATTTCGTAAAATGACCGAGTTAGTCGAAGAAGCTCGGAAAAGAACACCGATCATTTTTGTTGATTTTCATGGAGAAACGACGAGTGAAAAACAAGCAATGGGCTGGTTTTTAGATGGAAAAGTATCTGCTGTAGTCGGTACACACACGCACGTTCAAACGAACGATGCGCGAATCTTGCCACAAGGAACGGCGTATTTGACGGATGTCGGTATGACGGGTCCATATGATGGAATTTTAGGGATGCGCCGTGAACCAGTGATTGAAAAATTTTTAACGGCTTTACCAAAGCGTTTTGAAGTGGTGGAACAAGGTCGAGGGCTTTTAAGTGGTTGTATCTTGGACATCGACGACCAGACGGGACAGGCAAAAGATATCCAATTGATCCAAATCAACGATGACCGCCCTTACAGAGAATAG
- a CDS encoding YlbF family regulator, translated as MQDKTTIQLEVDQLATLLKKNETITRYQELEHKVKHSRYLNQQTEALKQAQKDAAQYAHYGQKEAEKEAIKRIEVLTQSIDEYPLVIAYRRQLMEANELLQHLTQMIQNEINEYVEEEHNASKN; from the coding sequence GTGCAGGACAAAACGACGATCCAATTAGAAGTCGACCAATTGGCGACTCTTTTAAAGAAGAATGAAACGATCACACGTTATCAGGAATTGGAACATAAAGTGAAACATAGTCGTTACTTGAATCAACAAACAGAAGCATTGAAGCAAGCGCAAAAAGATGCCGCACAATATGCGCATTATGGACAAAAAGAAGCAGAAAAAGAAGCGATCAAACGGATCGAAGTCTTGACGCAATCTATCGACGAATATCCTTTAGTGATCGCTTACCGCCGTCAATTGATGGAAGCAAATGAGTTATTGCAACACTTGACTCAAATGATCCAAAATGAAATCAATGAGTATGTAGAGGAGGAGCATAATGCCTCAAAAAACTAA
- the mutS gene encoding DNA mismatch repair protein MutS, translating into MEQYLSIKAQYQDAFLFYRLGDFYELFYEDAVKAAQILELTLTSRNRNADDPIPMCGVPHHSAQGYIDSLIEKGYKVAICEQVEDPKTTKGMVKREVVQLVTPGTVMDSKGLSAKDNNFLTAVVNQGSAFGFAYADLSTGELKTARLLDEEAVLNETSALQTKELILGTEISETLYEQLSTRLGLVFSKQESVEENAEFNFLTSELTDELEKEATGKLLTYLAVTQKRSLAHIQKAVEYQPDHFLKMDYYSKFNLELSQSIRTGKKHGTLLWLLDETKTAMGGRLLKQWLDRPLIQSHQINARQEMVASLINSYFERLDLQSALTKVYDLERLAGRVAFGNVNGRDLIQLKTSLQQVPMIRGLIEGIDQGQWSELLTDMQPMDSLVELIEQAIQEDAPLQITEGNVIKDGFNEQLDTYRSAMRNGKQWLAELEARERQSTGIKNLKVGFNRVFGYYIEITKANLMNAELEKYERKQTLANAERFITPELKELETQILEAEEKSVDLEYQLFLAVREEVKKAIQPLQTLAKSLSTVDVLQSFATISERYQYVRPELTNKKTLVIEEGRHPVVEKVLGHQEYIPNSVIMSEEEMILLITGPNMSGKSTYMRQLALTVLMAQMGCFVPAQKAVLPIFDRIFTRIGASDDLIAGQSTFMVEMMEANQALRHATPNSLILFDELGRGTATYDGMALAQAIIEYIHQHVEAKTLFSTHYHELTVLDTELPQLKNVHVGAVEKDGDVVFLHKMMDGPADKSYGIHVAKIAGLPDELLSRASAILAFLESGETTHHVSALEASVTKKSDYPKSQTNQPSHQVNEESQQLSLFGEATEAETQIIAALKQLNLLEMTPMDALNKLYELQKQL; encoded by the coding sequence ATGGAACAATATCTAAGCATCAAGGCACAATACCAAGATGCTTTTTTGTTCTATCGTCTCGGAGATTTTTATGAATTATTTTATGAAGATGCTGTCAAAGCAGCACAAATCTTAGAACTGACATTAACTAGTCGAAATCGTAATGCGGATGATCCAATTCCGATGTGTGGGGTACCGCATCATTCTGCACAAGGATATATCGACAGTTTGATCGAAAAAGGATACAAAGTAGCGATTTGTGAACAAGTCGAAGATCCAAAGACGACCAAAGGCATGGTCAAACGAGAAGTCGTGCAATTAGTGACTCCTGGAACAGTGATGGATAGTAAAGGATTATCAGCCAAAGACAACAACTTTCTGACGGCAGTAGTTAATCAAGGTTCCGCTTTTGGGTTTGCTTATGCTGATTTGAGTACAGGTGAATTAAAAACAGCCCGCTTACTTGATGAAGAAGCTGTCTTGAACGAAACTTCCGCGTTACAAACAAAAGAATTGATTCTAGGAACAGAGATCAGTGAAACGTTATATGAACAACTAAGCACAAGACTTGGCTTAGTCTTCTCAAAACAAGAAAGTGTAGAAGAAAATGCAGAATTCAATTTTCTAACGAGTGAGTTGACGGATGAATTAGAAAAGGAAGCGACTGGAAAGTTACTTACTTATTTAGCAGTCACCCAAAAAAGAAGTTTGGCACATATCCAAAAAGCGGTCGAATACCAACCAGATCATTTCTTGAAGATGGATTATTATTCTAAATTCAATTTAGAATTAAGCCAGTCGATCCGTACTGGAAAAAAACATGGCACGCTTCTGTGGTTATTAGATGAAACCAAAACAGCAATGGGGGGACGTTTGCTAAAACAATGGCTTGATCGTCCGCTGATCCAATCCCATCAAATCAATGCTCGGCAAGAAATGGTGGCATCGCTGATCAATAGTTATTTTGAACGTCTTGATTTACAGAGTGCGTTGACGAAAGTCTATGATTTAGAACGTTTAGCTGGACGTGTCGCATTTGGTAACGTCAATGGTCGAGATTTGATCCAGTTAAAAACATCATTGCAGCAAGTACCGATGATTCGCGGGTTGATTGAAGGCATCGATCAAGGACAATGGTCAGAGTTATTAACAGATATGCAGCCAATGGATTCATTAGTGGAACTGATCGAACAAGCGATCCAAGAGGATGCACCTTTACAAATCACTGAAGGAAACGTCATCAAAGATGGCTTCAATGAACAGCTAGACACCTATCGTTCTGCGATGAGAAATGGCAAACAGTGGTTAGCAGAATTAGAAGCGCGCGAACGCCAAAGTACAGGGATCAAAAATTTAAAAGTTGGGTTTAATCGAGTGTTTGGTTACTATATTGAAATCACGAAAGCGAATTTGATGAATGCTGAACTGGAAAAATATGAACGTAAACAAACCTTAGCCAATGCAGAACGATTTATCACACCTGAATTAAAAGAATTAGAAACACAGATTCTAGAAGCGGAAGAAAAATCAGTAGATCTAGAATACCAACTCTTTTTAGCTGTTAGAGAAGAAGTGAAAAAAGCAATCCAGCCATTGCAAACCTTAGCAAAATCATTGAGTACTGTAGACGTCTTACAAAGTTTTGCAACGATCAGTGAACGTTATCAATATGTTCGTCCAGAATTAACGAACAAAAAAACATTGGTGATCGAAGAAGGACGTCATCCGGTGGTAGAAAAAGTATTAGGACATCAAGAATACATTCCAAATAGTGTGATCATGTCGGAAGAAGAAATGATCTTGTTGATCACTGGGCCAAATATGTCTGGTAAAAGTACGTATATGCGACAGTTGGCATTGACGGTATTGATGGCACAGATGGGCTGTTTTGTTCCGGCGCAAAAAGCAGTGCTGCCGATTTTTGATCGAATCTTTACTCGAATCGGTGCAAGTGATGATTTGATTGCAGGACAAAGTACCTTTATGGTAGAAATGATGGAAGCCAACCAAGCGTTGCGCCATGCGACACCGAACAGTTTGATTTTATTTGATGAACTCGGTCGAGGAACAGCCACTTACGATGGTATGGCATTAGCACAAGCTATCATTGAGTATATCCATCAACACGTTGAAGCCAAGACATTGTTTTCTACGCACTATCATGAGTTGACAGTGCTTGATACGGAATTGCCGCAATTGAAAAATGTCCATGTTGGTGCAGTCGAAAAAGATGGCGATGTGGTATTTTTACACAAGATGATGGACGGTCCAGCAGATAAAAGCTACGGGATCCATGTAGCTAAGATTGCGGGTCTACCAGATGAATTATTGTCACGTGCCTCTGCGATCTTAGCCTTTTTAGAATCAGGAGAAACGACACACCATGTCTCGGCACTTGAAGCATCTGTCACGAAAAAAAGCGACTACCCTAAGTCACAAACCAACCAACCAAGCCATCAGGTCAATGAAGAGAGTCAACAACTATCTTTATTTGGTGAAGCAACGGAAGCTGAAACGCAAATCATTGCTGCATTGAAACAGTTGAACCTACTAGAAATGACGCCAATGGATGCGTTGAATAAATTGTACGAACTGCAAAAACAATTATAG
- the mutL gene encoding DNA mismatch repair endonuclease MutL, translated as MAKIQELSERLANQIAAGEVVERPASVVKELVENAIDAHSSQIDILVEEAGLRKIQIIDNGEGILAEDVENAFKRHATSKIHNRDDLFRIRTLGFRGEALPSIASVSELTIETANQDETQGTYLELKGGEVLTHRPAPLRQGTKITVSNLFFNTPARLKYVKTLQTELANIGDIVNRLALSHPDIAFRLVHDGNKMLATAGNGDLKQTIAGIYGLATAKKMLKVEAKDLDFEVSGYISLPEVTRASRNYLSTIINGRFIKNFSLNKAIVAGYGSKLMVGRFPIAVLEVKMDPLLVDVNVHPTKQEVRLSKEKELTELIAQAIQQALSQENLIPSAADNLRFKKKIADQPKTEQIEIDLSYAFEEPPKKPQSLNFDRQTGTFYVEENPQKSTYPVDKSVENVENSSVFSEDTLNYPEKEEKTVDNSGESVDNFVEKLVDNFQQNHLSTVDNYSVQEERTASVEEKSIEEEPRFEQEETKLHPEFDMSQDSRMLEKAISKVEQEVPTQRFPHLEYFGQMHGTYLFAQSNEGLYIIDQHAAQERIKYEYFREKIGDVSDDLQELLVPFVLDYPNSDAIKLKEKKELLEEAGIYLEEFGQNSFIVRAHPTWYPSGEEESIIQGMIDMLLTTGEVSVKKFREATAIMMSCKRSIKANHYLNEAQARVLLKDLAKCENPFNCPHGRPVLIHFTNSDMERMFKRIQDPH; from the coding sequence ATGGCGAAGATCCAAGAATTATCCGAACGCTTGGCCAATCAAATCGCCGCAGGAGAAGTCGTTGAACGACCTGCTTCTGTGGTGAAAGAACTTGTTGAAAATGCCATTGATGCCCATAGCTCTCAAATCGATATTCTCGTAGAAGAAGCCGGTTTACGAAAAATCCAAATCATCGATAACGGTGAAGGAATCTTAGCAGAAGACGTTGAAAATGCGTTCAAACGTCACGCGACGAGTAAAATCCATAACCGTGATGACTTGTTCCGCATTCGGACATTAGGGTTCCGAGGGGAAGCTCTTCCTAGTATTGCTTCTGTCTCTGAATTGACGATCGAGACAGCCAATCAAGATGAAACACAAGGGACCTATCTTGAATTAAAAGGTGGGGAAGTGTTGACACATCGCCCTGCTCCATTGAGACAAGGTACGAAAATCACAGTGAGCAATTTGTTTTTTAACACGCCTGCACGGTTAAAATACGTCAAGACATTACAAACGGAATTGGCAAATATAGGCGATATCGTCAATCGACTAGCATTGAGCCATCCCGACATCGCTTTTCGCTTAGTCCATGATGGCAACAAGATGTTAGCAACAGCTGGTAACGGAGATTTGAAACAAACGATTGCCGGAATCTATGGTTTGGCGACAGCGAAAAAAATGTTGAAGGTTGAAGCAAAAGATCTAGATTTTGAAGTTTCTGGTTACATTTCTTTACCAGAAGTCACTCGTGCGAGTCGTAATTATCTTTCAACGATCATCAATGGTCGTTTTATCAAGAACTTTTCCTTGAACAAAGCAATCGTGGCAGGTTATGGTTCTAAACTGATGGTTGGTCGTTTTCCAATCGCTGTTTTAGAAGTCAAAATGGACCCGTTGCTTGTCGATGTGAATGTTCATCCAACGAAGCAAGAAGTTCGTCTATCGAAGGAAAAAGAATTGACTGAATTGATTGCACAAGCGATTCAACAAGCACTAAGTCAAGAAAATCTGATTCCTAGTGCAGCAGACAATTTACGTTTCAAGAAAAAAATCGCCGATCAACCTAAAACGGAACAAATCGAAATCGATCTTTCTTATGCGTTTGAGGAACCACCAAAGAAACCCCAAAGTTTAAATTTCGATCGCCAGACAGGTACATTTTACGTTGAAGAAAATCCACAAAAATCAACCTATCCTGTTGATAAGTCTGTGGAAAATGTTGAAAACTCTTCTGTTTTTTCTGAAGATACACTGAATTATCCAGAAAAAGAGGAAAAAACGGTGGATAACTCTGGTGAAAGTGTTGATAACTTTGTAGAAAAACTAGTGGATAACTTTCAACAAAATCATTTATCCACTGTTGATAACTACTCAGTACAAGAAGAACGAACAGCATCAGTAGAAGAGAAAAGCATAGAGGAAGAACCAAGATTTGAGCAAGAAGAAACCAAGTTGCATCCCGAGTTTGACATGAGTCAAGATAGCCGAATGTTGGAGAAAGCAATCAGTAAAGTCGAGCAGGAAGTACCAACACAACGCTTCCCACATCTTGAATATTTTGGCCAAATGCATGGAACCTATTTATTTGCTCAAAGCAATGAAGGCTTATACATCATTGACCAACATGCTGCGCAAGAGCGGATCAAATATGAATATTTCCGTGAAAAAATCGGCGATGTTTCAGATGATTTGCAAGAATTACTCGTGCCTTTTGTTTTAGACTATCCTAATAGTGATGCAATCAAGCTAAAAGAGAAGAAAGAACTATTGGAAGAGGCAGGCATTTATCTGGAAGAATTTGGTCAGAATAGTTTTATCGTGCGAGCGCATCCGACATGGTATCCAAGTGGGGAAGAAGAATCGATCATTCAAGGGATGATCGACATGTTATTGACAACGGGTGAAGTAAGTGTGAAGAAATTCAGAGAAGCCACAGCAATCATGATGAGCTGTAAACGCTCGATCAAAGCGAATCACTACTTGAACGAAGCACAAGCGAGGGTCTTATTAAAAGACTTAGCAAAATGTGAGAATCCATTCAACTGCCCTCATGGTCGTCCGGTATTGATCCACTTTACGAATTCCGACATGGAACGAATGTTTAAACGAATCCAAGATCCGCATTGA
- a CDS encoding Maf family protein, which translates to MKIVLASQSPRRKELLGRLVPAFSIQPADIDETPKLKEDPVAYVQRMAAEKAAVVQNNEETLVIASDTTVVLGNEILGKPEDDEEAKRMLRKFSGTTHDVYTAVVITDGTQEECILSQASVTFYELTDEEIERYLATGDHRDKAGAYGIQSYAGAFVESISGDYYSIVGFPIGAVNQALKKWPDLLS; encoded by the coding sequence ATGAAAATAGTATTGGCTTCACAGTCGCCTAGAAGAAAAGAATTACTCGGAAGATTAGTGCCAGCATTTTCGATCCAACCGGCAGATATTGATGAAACGCCTAAGCTAAAAGAAGACCCAGTTGCTTATGTCCAACGAATGGCAGCAGAAAAAGCAGCTGTTGTACAAAATAATGAAGAAACGTTAGTCATTGCTAGTGATACTACCGTAGTTCTAGGAAACGAAATCCTTGGTAAACCGGAGGATGATGAAGAGGCAAAACGGATGTTACGCAAATTCAGTGGTACGACACACGACGTCTACACAGCCGTCGTAATAACTGATGGGACGCAAGAAGAGTGCATCCTTTCCCAAGCATCAGTCACTTTTTATGAATTGACCGATGAAGAGATCGAGCGCTATCTAGCAACTGGCGATCACCGTGATAAAGCTGGGGCGTACGGCATTCAAAGTTACGCAGGGGCTTTCGTAGAGTCGATTTCTGGCGATTACTATAGTATTGTCGGCTTTCCGATTGGCGCAGTCAATCAGGCGTTGAAAAAATGGCCAGATCTTTTGTCCTAA
- a CDS encoding tocopherol cyclase family protein, giving the protein MITTDKFYHGETKKAPFFEGWYFKHQIGDEVYAFIPGYSIGEQGEKCPFIQVINHESSEVFHFDREVFMASEDRLFVKIGENTFSEEGITLALRSPSLTIEGTISYGEFTPLKRSRYAPSIMGPFSYLSFMECYHGILSMKHSLEGTLSWNGQLIDFTNGIGYLEKDWGSSFPATYLWVQCNQFSDSDARFFFSAAEIPFLGFRFLGIISILQVGGEEYRLSTYDGAKISEIFREEEHLIIRIQQKNIELEMQVLAKEGHALMAPQQGQMSRIIREKASTEMTLIVRENKQEIFHQKGKAAGFEEVGNLHGHEY; this is encoded by the coding sequence GTGATTACAACGGATAAGTTTTATCATGGTGAAACGAAAAAAGCGCCGTTCTTTGAAGGTTGGTATTTTAAGCATCAAATCGGCGATGAAGTCTACGCATTTATTCCGGGTTACTCCATTGGAGAACAAGGAGAAAAGTGCCCGTTTATCCAAGTGATCAATCATGAGTCTTCGGAAGTCTTTCATTTTGATCGTGAAGTCTTCATGGCAAGCGAAGATCGTTTATTTGTGAAAATCGGTGAGAATACATTTAGTGAGGAAGGAATCACACTAGCTTTACGTAGCCCCTCATTGACGATTGAAGGAACGATTTCTTATGGAGAGTTTACTCCGTTAAAAAGGAGTCGCTATGCCCCGAGTATCATGGGACCTTTCTCTTATTTATCTTTTATGGAATGCTATCACGGAATTTTAAGCATGAAGCATTCGTTAGAAGGAACGTTGAGTTGGAACGGTCAATTGATTGATTTTACAAATGGAATCGGATATTTAGAAAAGGACTGGGGAAGTTCCTTTCCCGCAACCTATTTATGGGTCCAATGCAATCAGTTTAGCGATTCGGATGCTCGCTTTTTCTTTTCCGCAGCAGAGATCCCGTTTTTAGGTTTTCGTTTTTTAGGAATCATTTCGATTTTGCAAGTCGGTGGGGAAGAATATCGCTTATCCACGTATGATGGAGCTAAAATTTCGGAGATTTTCCGTGAAGAGGAGCATCTGATCATTCGAATACAGCAAAAAAATATTGAACTAGAAATGCAAGTGTTAGCAAAAGAAGGGCATGCGTTGATGGCGCCACAACAAGGTCAAATGAGTCGGATCATCCGTGAAAAAGCGAGTACAGAGATGACCTTGATTGTCCGAGAAAACAAGCAAGAAATCTTTCATCAAAAGGGGAAGGCTGCTGGTTTTGAAGAAGTGGGCAATCTCCATGGGCACGAGTA